The following proteins are co-located in the Nilaparvata lugens isolate BPH chromosome 14, ASM1435652v1, whole genome shotgun sequence genome:
- the LOC111059737 gene encoding uncharacterized protein LOC111059737, with the protein MDDFKYSSPLRCMKSSTPSTTTTNPKTGFSNPNFVNMKTNQARSSPTPDFIPLSSSSSPQNNFPKRFPNSNSNYRGFSSPNFTSSPNRSPYNRPAFNRGRHSDFGGGNRGNFRNNYRPRMDHHHSRNDVDISQYFHKSMLDDPWAEFGDAAANRRAAGAEAGTPLAVDGRQV; encoded by the exons ATGGATGATTTCAAGTACAGCAGTCCTCTACGCTGTATGAAGAGCAGTACACCCAGTACAACTACCACAAATCCAAAGACTGGATTTTCGAATCCAAACTTTGTAAATATGAAAACAAACCAGGCAAGATCATCTCCAACCCCGGATTTTATACCGTTGAGTAGCAGCAGTAGTCCACAGAACAATTTTCCAAAAAGATTTCCGAACAGCAATTCAAATTATCGTGGATTTTCAAGTCCAAATTTCACGTCGAGTCCCAATCGAAGTCCCTACAATAGACCTGCCTTCAACAGAGGTCGCCATTCGGATTTTGGAGGTGGAAATAGG GGAAACTTCAGAAACAACTACCGTCCTAGGATGGATCATCATCACTCCAGAAACGATGTGGATATTTCGCAGTACTTTCACAAGTCAATGCTGGACGACCCGTGGGCGGAGTTTGGAGACGCAGCAgccaataggagagcagctGGCGCCGAAGCTGGCACGCCATTGGCTGTCGATGGGCGGCAAGTTTGA